One region of Quercus lobata isolate SW786 chromosome 2, ValleyOak3.0 Primary Assembly, whole genome shotgun sequence genomic DNA includes:
- the LOC115976766 gene encoding ABC transporter B family member 15-like, producing MEQEKSSVVTMKKNSRKGSISSMFMHADGVDLLLMIFGFFGSVGDGLITPLVLFIASHLMNNIGTGSSAVSLADSFSNSINKNALALVYLACGSFVACFLEGYCWTRTGERQAARMRARYLKAVLRQDVGYFDLHVTSTSEVITSVSNDSLVIQDVLGEKVPNFVMNASMFFGSYIAAFLLLWRLAIVGFPFIVLLVIPGLMYGRTLTGLARKIRKEYNQAGTVAEQAVSSIRTVYAFVGESKTIETFSSALQGSVELGLRQGLAKGLAIGSNGVVFAIWSFMAYYGSRLVMYHNAKGGTVFVVGAAIAVGGLAFGSGLSNVKYFSEASAAGERIMEVIKRVPKIDSDNMEGEIIENVSGNVEFKHVEFSYPSRPESIIFKDFCLEIPAGKTVALVGGSGSGKSTVISLLQRFYDPLSGDILLDGVAINKLQLKWLRSQMGLVSQEPALFATTIKENILFGKENATIEEIEEAAKASNAHNFISQLPQGYDTQVGERGVQMSGGQKQRIAIARAIIKKPRILLLDEATSALDSESERVVQEALDKASVGRTTIVIAHRLSTIRNADVIAVVQNGQVMETGSHNELIENEHGLYNALVHLQQREPEENTHASSSISNMDINNTSSRRLSVVSRSSSANSIAGLSRGGSLGDQEDGIVEEKKFPVPSFRRLLALNLPEWKQASLGCLAATVFGAVQPLYAFAMGSMISVYFLTSHQEIKDKTRIYSLCFLGLAVLSMVVNITQHYNFAYMGEYLTKRIRERMLSKILTFEVGWFDQDENSSGAICSRLAKDANVVRSLVGDRAALVVQTISAIVVAFTMGLVIAWRLAIVMIAVQPLIIICFYTRRVLLKNMSQKAIKAQDESSKLAAEAVTNLRTVTAFSSQERILQMLEKAQEGPRRESIRQSWFAGIGLALSQSLSTASWALDFWYGGKLIAKSYISAKALFETFMILVSTGRVIADAGSMTTDLAKGSDSVGSVFAVLDRYTRIEPEDSEGFQPEKITGHVEIRDVYFAYPARPDVIIFQGFSINIEAGKSTALVGQSGSGKSTIIGLIERFYDPYKGMVKIDGKDIRSYHLRSLRKHIALVSQEPTLFSGTIRQNIAYGASDKVDETEIIEAAKLANAHDFISGLKEGYETSCGDRGVQLSGGQKQRIAIARAILKNPSVLLLDEATSALDSQSEKVVQDALEKVMVGRTSVVVAHRLSTIQNCDMIAVLDKGKVVEKGTHSSLLAKGPNGAYYSLVSLQRRAPQNSNSFN from the exons ATGGAACAAGAAAAAAGCAGTGTGGTCACGATGAAGAAGAATAGTAGGAAGGGTTCTATAAGCTCCATGTTCATGCATGCCGATGGTGTGGActtgttgttgatgatttttGGGTTCTTTGGGTCCGTTGGTGATGGGCTTATTACGCCTTTGGTGTTATTTATCGCTAGCCACTTGATGAACAATATTGGCACTGGTTCTTCAGCAGTTTCTTTAGCAGACAGCTTTTCGAATAGCATCAATAAg AATGCATTGGCTCTAGTGTACTTGGCTTGTGGGTCATTTGTAGCTTGTTTCCTAG agggGTATTGTTGGACAAGAACAGGTGAGAGACAAGCTGCAAGAATGAGAGCTAGATATTTGAAAGCAGTGCTAAGGCAAGATGTGGGTTACTTTGATTTGCATGTGACAAGCACATCGGAGGTCATCACAAGTGTCTCTAATGACAGCCTTGTAATCCAAGATGTTCTAGGCGAAAAG gTTCCGAACTTTGTGATGAATGCGTCTATGTTCTTTGGAAGCTACATAGCAGCGTTCTTATTGCTATGGAGATTAGCTATTGTGGGGTTTCCTTTTATTGTGCTTTTGGTAATACCTGGTTTGATGTATGGGAGGACTCTAACTGGACTGGCTAGGAAGATCAGGAAAGAGTATAATCAAGCTGGTACAGTAGCTGAGCAAGCAGTATCTTCTATTAGAACCGTCTATGCCTTTGTTGGTGAAAGCAAGACAATAGAAACATTCTCGTCAGCTTTACAAGGGTCAGTTGAGTTGGGATTAAGGCAAGGCTTGGCTAAAGGCTTGGCCATAGGAAGCAACGGTGTTGTTTTTGCTATTTGGTCTTTCATGGCTTACTATGGTAGCAGACTTGTTATGTACCATAACGCCAAAGGTGGAACTGTTTTCGTTGTTGGCGCTGCCATTGCTGTTGGTGGATT GGCATTTGGTTCTGGATTATCCAACGTGAAGTACTTTTCTGAAGCATCTGCAGCAGGAGAACGAATAATGGAAGTAATAAAAAGGGTCCCTAAGATTGATTCTGACAACATGGAAGGTGAAATTATAGAAAACGTTTCAGGCAACGTGGAATTCAAGCATGTAGAATTTTCATACCCTTCAAGGCCAGAGAGCATTATCTTCAAAGACTTCTGCTTAGAGATTCCAGCAGGAAAAACTGTGGCCTTAGTGGGTGGGAGTGGCTCAGGAAAATCCACTGTGATATCACTGCTGCAGAGGTTTTATGACCCACTTTCCGGAGATATACTTCTTGATGGGGTTGCCATTAATAAGTTGCAGCTCAAGTGGCTAAGGTCACAGATGGGCTTGGTGAGCCAAGAGCCTGCACTGTTTGCAACCACAATTAAGGAAAACATACTCTTTGGTAAAGAAAATGCTACAATAGAAGAGATTGAAGAGGCTGCCAAAGCTTCTAATGCTCATAATTTCATTAGTCAGCTGCCTCAGGGATATGATACACAG GTTGGTGAGAGGGGTGTTCAAATGTCAGGAGGACAAAAGCAAAGAATAGCCATTGCACGAGCAATAATCAAGAAACCAAGAATCCTACTCCTAGACGAGGCCACAAGTGCACTAGACTCAGAATCCGAACGAGTTGTCCAAGAAGCTCTTGACAAGGCCTCAGTTGGGCGCACCACAATTGTCATTGCTCACCGATTATCCACCATTCGAAATGCTGATGTGATTGCTGTTGTCCAAAATGGCCAAGTCATGGAAACAGGTTCACACAACGAGTTAATCGAAAACGAACATGGCCTTTACAACGCACTTGTACACCTTCAACAGAGAGAACCAGAAGAGAACACTCATGCTTCATCTTCTATATCAAACATGGACATCAACAACACAAGCAGTCGTAGACTCTCAGTAGTGAGTAGGTCTAGTTCAGCTAACTCAATAGCTGGGCTAAGCCGTGGTGGTTCACTAGGTGATCAAGAAGATGGAatagtagaagaaaaaaaattcccagtTCCATCTTTTCGAAGATTGTTGGCTTTGAATCTCCCAGAGTGGAAACAAGCTAGCTTAGGTTGTTTAGCTGCTACAGTGTTTGGTGCGGTTCAACCATTGTATGCATTTGCAATGGGGTCAATGATATCGGTGTATTTTTTGACGAGTCATCAGGAGATTAAGGATAAGACAAGGATTTACTCATTGTGTTTTCTTGGGTTGGCTGTGTTATCGATGGTTGTTAATATTACACAGCATTATAATTTTGCTTACATGGGAGAGTACTTGACCAAGAGGATCAGGGAAAGGATGCTTTCAAAGATTCTCACTTTTGAAGTTGGTTGGTTTGATCAGGATGAGAATTCTAGCGGTGCCATTTGCTCTAGACTTGCCAAAGATGCCAATGTG GTGAGATCTTTAGTGGGTGACAGAGCAGCCCTTGTTGTACAAACCATCTCAGCTATAGTTGTAGCCTTCACAATGGGCTTGGTCATTGCATGGAGGCTCGCTATTGTCATGATAGCAGTCCAACCACTCATCATAATATGCTTCTACACAAGGCGTGTACTACTCAAAAACATGTCTCAAAAGGCCATTAAAGCCCAAGATGAAAGCAGCAAACTCGCTGCTGAAGCTGTTACCAACCTCAGAACTGTCACTGCCTTCTCTTCCCAAGAAAGAATTCTTCAAATGCTTGAAAAAGCCCAAGAAGGCCCACGCCGCGAGAGCATAAGACAATCATGGTTTGCTGGCATTGGGCTAGCTTTGTCTCAAAGCCTCTCAACTGCTAGTTGGGCTTTAGACTTTTGGTATGGTGGGAAGCTTATAGCCAAAAGTTACATCTCAGCTAAAGCTCTCTTTGAGACCTTTATGATTTTGGTAAGTACAGGCCGTGTTATTGCTGATGCTGGAAGTATGACTACAGACCTTGCAAAGGGTTCTGATTCTGTTGGGTCAGTCTTTGCTGTTTTGGACCGATACACAAGAATTGAGCCTGAAGACTCAGAAGGTTTCCAGCCTGAAAAAATAACAGGCCATGTTGAAATTCGTGATGTGTACTTTGCATACCCAGCTAGGCCTGATGTGATCATATTCCAAGGCTTCTCAATCAACATAGAAGCTGGGAAATCAACAGCATTGGTGGGACAAAGTGGGTCTGGAAAATCAACCATCATAGGATTAATTGAGAGATTCTACGACCCATATAAAGGTATGGTGAAAATTGATGGTAAAGATATAAGGTCATACCATTTAAGGTCACTAAGGAAACACATTGCACTTGTTAGCCAAGAACCAACACTATTTTCTGGCACAATTAGGCAAAACATTGCTTATGGAGCATCCGATAAAGTTGATGAAACAGAAATCATTGAGGCAGCTAAGTTAGCCAATGCTCATGATTTTATCTCAGGATTAAAAGAAGGGTATGAAACATCATGCGGGGATAGAGGTGTGCAATTATCTGGGGGTCAGAAGCAACGTATTGCAATAGCCAGGGCTATACTGAAAAACCCATCAGTGTTATTGCTAGACGAGGCAACTAGTGCACTCGATAGTCAATCAGAGAAAGTAGTGCAGGATGCACTGGAGAAAGTCATGGTTGGGAGGACTAGTGTGGTTGTGGCACACAGGTTAAGCACCATCCAAAACTGTGATATGATTGCTGTGTTGGATAAAGGAAAAGTGGTGGAGAAAGGGACCCACTCATCTTTGTTAGCAAAGGGACCCAACGGAGCTTACTACTCACTAGTTAGTCTCCAAAGGAGAGCACCCCAGAATAGCAACTCATTCAACTAA
- the LOC115971730 gene encoding uncharacterized protein LOC115971730: MGKNYVDEVLCDVVEMDTCHLILGRPWVWDVDVTHRCRDNVYVFFKNNRKIFLGPIKEGGVPKASKVEGKSLLLLGNNEDAFDKEARESKQVFAVVVTDGRPKVVLEIPVVVQPLLKDFGELFPDELLLGLPLMCDIQHQIDLVASLPNLPHYQMNSQESHIMQGQVDELLSKGQIRESMSPRAILALLTPKKDGSWRMCVDSQAINKIIVMY; this comes from the coding sequence ATGGGTAAGAATTATGTAGATGAGGTGCTATGTGATGTTGTTGAGATGGATACATGTCATTTAATTTTGGGAAGGCCATGGGTGTGGGATGTAGATGTTACTCATAGATGTAGAGACAACGTGTATGTATTCTTTAAGAATAACAGGAAAATTTTCCTTGGTCCTATCAAGGAGGGCGGTGTACCCAAAGCTTCTAAAGTGGAGGGGAAGTCGTTGCTTCTTCTGGGTAACAATGAGGATGCATTTGACAAGGAAGCTAGGGAATCAAAGCAGGTATTTGCAGTTGTGGTGACTGATGGTAGACCCAAAGTAGTGCTTGAAATACCAGTAGTAGTGCAACCATTACTTAAGGATTTTGGGGAACTATTTCCAGATGAGCTGCTTTTAGGATTGCCATTGATGTGTGACATTCAACACCAAATTGATTTGGTAGCCAGCCTACCAAACTTGCCACATTACCAGATGAATTCGCAGGAGAGCCATATCATGCAAGGTCAGGTGGATGAATTGCTTAGTAAAGGACAGATTAGAGAAAGCATGAGTCCACGTGCAATACTTGCCCTATTGACACCCAAGAAAGATGGAAGCTGGCGCATGTGTGTGGATAGTCAAGCCATCAACAAGATTATAGTCATGTATTGA